From a region of the Candidatus Zymogenaceae bacterium genome:
- a CDS encoding VanZ family protein — MFLWIGVCVYCVLIFFASSIPGNDVDTGPPGVDKLLHLIEYLILSYLSFFAVRVQFPGTASGRVFLFAFVFSTVYGISDEIHQYYVPLRECDPLDVVMDGLGSALGAYWALVRSCRGDKSGNE; from the coding sequence ATGTTTTTATGGATCGGAGTGTGTGTATACTGTGTCCTCATCTTTTTCGCCTCCTCAATACCGGGCAATGATGTAGATACCGGTCCTCCCGGTGTCGATAAACTGCTGCACCTTATCGAATACCTGATTCTTTCCTATCTCTCTTTTTTCGCCGTGCGAGTGCAATTTCCCGGGACTGCCTCAGGCCGGGTTTTCCTTTTTGCATTCGTTTTTTCGACGGTGTATGGTATAAGTGACGAAATACACCAGTATTATGTTCCCCTCCGTGAATGCGATCCCCTTGATGTTGTCATGGACGGCCTCGGGTCGGCCCTGGGAGCGTATTGGGCCCTGGTACGGTCTTGTCGTGGGGACAAATCTGGAAATGAATAA
- a CDS encoding bifunctional nuclease family protein: MAKEMEISGLAIDPLSSVPIVILKEVEGKNSVPIWIGLLEASAIATVLEEIEFSRPMTHDLLKNIMETMNIVIERIVVDDLKDNTYYATIYMVADGRNYEIDSRPSDAIAIALRTQAKIYMEESVIERSRKIDLTKPEDLHSEEAKKKWAEVLEKLDPDDFGKYKM; this comes from the coding sequence ATGGCCAAGGAAATGGAGATTAGCGGTCTGGCCATCGATCCGTTGTCCAGTGTACCGATTGTCATCCTCAAGGAAGTTGAGGGCAAAAACTCCGTTCCAATCTGGATAGGTCTTCTGGAGGCCAGCGCCATCGCTACGGTGCTCGAGGAAATCGAATTTTCCCGCCCCATGACCCACGATCTCTTGAAAAATATCATGGAAACCATGAATATCGTCATAGAGAGAATCGTGGTGGATGACCTCAAGGACAACACCTATTATGCCACGATCTACATGGTCGCCGACGGACGCAACTACGAAATTGATTCTCGCCCCAGTGACGCCATTGCCATAGCGCTGAGGACTCAGGCGAAAATCTACATGGAGGAGTCGGTTATCGAGCGGTCGAGAAAAATCGACCTAACAAAGCCGGAAGACCTGCACAGTGAAGAAGCGAAGAAAAAATGGGCGGAGGTATTGGAAAAGCTTGACCCGGATGATTTCGGCAAGTATAAGATGTAA
- the miaB gene encoding tRNA (N6-isopentenyl adenosine(37)-C2)-methylthiotransferase MiaB: protein MTRFSSPHPDTPSGLFIRTFGCQMNEYDSERMEGILLTDGYESVESAEDAKIIIINTCSVREKPEEKTYSEIGRYRDLKEKHPDLIIIVAGCVAQQNAAVIIERFPIVDAVVGTHHVGEISNIVAQIRKGHGPIIADDFSDECRIDPFPRRRGLISAFVTITQGCNNFCSYCIVPFVRGRESSRNAGEIIRDVEELGAGGTVEITLLGQNVNSYRDPKRGMDFPELLEHVADVPGVRRLRFTTSHPKDLSDRLVDAYRTIPALCSHIHLPLQSGSSRVLAAMNRKYSKEEYLEKIDALRSVRSDLAVTTDIIVGFPGETSTDFEETLYVMERVRFDGAYSFKYSSRPLTKASTLKDTVDDEEKSRRLTILQELQKEHTLCTNRLHVNTIKEVLATGTSRRDPDVITGRSVHNKVVNFTGRYEDIGSLIPVKIIEARNNSLLGEAIHNYSIRSM, encoded by the coding sequence ATGACGCGGTTTTCTTCACCACACCCTGACACTCCCTCGGGACTGTTCATCAGAACTTTCGGGTGTCAGATGAATGAATACGATTCCGAGCGCATGGAGGGAATTCTCTTAACCGACGGGTACGAATCCGTAGAGAGCGCCGAGGATGCCAAGATTATCATCATCAATACTTGCAGCGTTCGGGAAAAGCCCGAGGAGAAAACATACAGCGAAATCGGAAGATATCGTGATCTCAAGGAGAAGCACCCCGATCTGATTATTATTGTGGCCGGATGTGTGGCACAGCAAAATGCGGCCGTGATAATCGAGCGGTTTCCGATCGTCGATGCGGTTGTCGGAACCCATCACGTGGGGGAGATATCGAACATCGTCGCGCAAATCCGAAAGGGGCACGGACCTATTATCGCCGACGATTTTTCGGATGAATGCCGTATCGATCCCTTTCCAAGAAGGAGGGGGTTGATCAGCGCGTTTGTGACCATCACCCAGGGATGCAATAATTTTTGCTCCTATTGTATTGTGCCGTTTGTGCGGGGGAGGGAATCGTCCAGAAACGCGGGCGAGATCATCAGGGATGTCGAGGAACTGGGAGCGGGTGGTACCGTCGAGATCACGCTGCTGGGACAGAATGTCAATTCCTATCGGGATCCAAAGCGGGGGATGGATTTCCCCGAGCTACTCGAGCATGTAGCCGATGTACCGGGCGTCAGGCGCCTTCGTTTTACAACGTCACATCCAAAGGACCTGTCCGACCGTCTGGTGGATGCATATCGAACGATACCGGCGCTCTGTTCTCATATCCATCTTCCGCTCCAATCCGGTTCTTCCCGGGTGCTTGCGGCAATGAACAGAAAGTATTCAAAAGAGGAGTATCTTGAGAAAATTGATGCCCTCAGAAGTGTGCGGAGCGATCTTGCCGTAACTACGGATATTATCGTTGGTTTTCCCGGAGAAACGAGCACAGATTTTGAAGAAACGCTCTATGTCATGGAGCGGGTGAGGTTCGACGGCGCCTATTCGTTCAAATACTCCTCCAGGCCGCTCACAAAGGCATCAACCCTGAAAGACACCGTCGATGATGAAGAAAAATCACGGAGACTCACCATTCTCCAGGAACTTCAAAAAGAACACACGCTTTGTACCAACAGGCTCCACGTAAATACGATAAAAGAGGTGCTTGCCACGGGAACGAGCCGTAGGGATCCGGATGTCATCACCGGGAGGTCCGTCCATAACAAGGTGGTCAACTTCACCGGACGGTATGAAGATATCGGCTCTCTCATACCGGTTAAAATCATCGAAGCGCGCAACAATTCCCTTTTGGGAGAAGCGATACACAATTACTCGATAAGGAGCATGTAA
- a CDS encoding RND family transporter, which produces MKHITDFIFRFRIPILVIVVIITAFFGFQLKDLSMDNSVEGMLPDKDPDKQFFEEFQEIFGSDEVFIIALETDTVFAPDFLEVVDALTRRLEKIKNMDEVISLTDVDEIRGSEGLLEVKPLMETLPRTDAEIEAFRQAVFDNPLHINYLITEDEHLTALYGMLSSEDLPQTITDEMTAQVRAAVDELVPKDIPVYIAGVPVIKNDMGRFLKRDQMIFIPVTFLLMAMILYGIFRSIHCTIIPLVMVCISVTWTMGFVSLMGRPVTVVLAMLTPLIIVMTTAHTIHIFSHYQENNRTIPDKIASLKTTTSHMLLPCFLTTITTAIGFSSLSVSNISAVRDFGIFTAIGVIFSFIVVLSVVPNILYYIPRSKMRMREKKDPGVFERFLHWLSKFVRHKKRRVVIVSVILSVISIIGITRITVETDVINYFRKKSDIYRSTFFISHNLTGTGSLNVYIGGGEEDAIKNPATLREMERLQRYLESQEHVTKTISLVDFLKDMNLAMHDENRDYYVIPESRELVAQYLLLYSMSGDPDDFERFVDFYYENGTVLARTTPMSSKVLLAFVDDVILFCEDNFSKDLDIRVTGTSVLYDNMSSQLVKSQIRSIMLALFMIFIVMSFVFRSVYIGGLSMIPNVIPVFLTLGLMGWLMIDLDTSTTMISSVAIGIAIDDTVHFITRYFREIADGRNVEHAIDKTIQNTGRPIMFTSIVIGSGFIVLLAASFVPTRSFGILTAFTMFSALVADLFVLPVVLMAARPSFRGWKGFALDK; this is translated from the coding sequence TTGAAACATATCACCGATTTCATCTTTCGATTCAGAATACCGATACTCGTCATTGTCGTGATCATCACGGCATTTTTCGGCTTTCAATTGAAAGACCTGAGTATGGACAACTCCGTGGAGGGGATGCTTCCCGATAAAGACCCGGACAAGCAATTCTTCGAGGAGTTTCAGGAAATATTCGGGAGCGATGAAGTGTTCATCATCGCCCTTGAGACGGATACGGTATTCGCCCCCGATTTTCTCGAAGTTGTTGATGCGCTCACCAGGCGACTCGAAAAAATAAAGAACATGGATGAGGTCATCAGCCTGACCGATGTTGATGAAATCCGTGGTTCCGAGGGCCTTCTCGAGGTCAAGCCGTTGATGGAGACGCTGCCGCGCACGGATGCGGAAATTGAGGCGTTCAGACAGGCGGTATTTGACAATCCTCTTCATATTAATTATCTGATAACCGAAGATGAGCACCTTACGGCTCTCTACGGCATGCTGTCGTCCGAAGACCTGCCCCAGACGATTACGGACGAGATGACCGCACAGGTGAGGGCAGCGGTGGATGAGCTGGTGCCCAAGGATATCCCCGTGTATATCGCCGGTGTTCCGGTAATCAAGAACGATATGGGGAGGTTTCTGAAGCGGGATCAGATGATATTCATTCCGGTCACATTTCTTTTGATGGCCATGATCCTCTATGGAATTTTCAGGTCCATCCACTGTACGATTATCCCGCTGGTGATGGTGTGTATCAGCGTTACCTGGACGATGGGATTCGTATCACTGATGGGTCGGCCCGTGACGGTGGTGCTTGCCATGCTGACACCACTGATCATCGTCATGACGACGGCGCATACCATCCATATATTCTCCCACTATCAGGAAAACAACCGGACGATACCGGACAAAATAGCATCGCTGAAGACAACGACGAGTCACATGTTGCTTCCCTGTTTTTTGACAACCATTACAACAGCGATCGGGTTCTCATCATTGTCGGTCAGCAATATATCCGCGGTGAGGGATTTTGGGATTTTTACGGCGATCGGTGTGATTTTCTCGTTTATTGTAGTTCTCTCGGTGGTGCCGAATATCCTGTATTACATACCCCGCTCGAAGATGCGAATGCGGGAGAAGAAGGATCCCGGTGTGTTTGAGCGCTTCCTCCATTGGCTCTCAAAATTTGTCCGACACAAAAAACGGCGTGTGGTGATTGTCTCCGTCATCCTCTCGGTTATTTCAATCATCGGCATCACCCGGATCACCGTGGAGACCGACGTGATCAACTATTTCAGGAAGAAAAGCGACATTTACCGATCGACGTTCTTCATCTCTCATAATCTCACCGGGACCGGATCCTTAAATGTCTATATCGGCGGCGGCGAGGAAGACGCCATAAAAAACCCCGCGACCTTGCGGGAAATGGAGCGGCTGCAGCGATATCTTGAATCACAGGAGCACGTCACGAAAACCATATCGCTGGTGGATTTTCTCAAAGACATGAATCTGGCCATGCACGATGAGAACCGTGACTATTATGTAATCCCGGAATCGAGAGAGCTGGTGGCTCAATATCTGCTGCTCTATTCCATGAGCGGCGATCCCGATGATTTCGAACGATTCGTCGATTTCTATTACGAAAATGGGACCGTGCTGGCCAGAACCACGCCCATGAGCTCAAAGGTCCTGCTCGCATTCGTGGATGACGTCATCCTGTTCTGCGAGGATAATTTCTCGAAGGATCTGGATATCCGGGTTACCGGAACCAGCGTGTTGTATGACAATATGTCGTCACAATTGGTGAAGAGCCAGATACGGAGCATCATGCTGGCGCTTTTTATGATCTTCATTGTGATGTCTTTCGTCTTTCGATCCGTCTATATCGGCGGACTCAGCATGATCCCGAACGTCATCCCCGTATTCCTGACACTGGGACTGATGGGCTGGCTCATGATCGACCTTGATACGTCCACCACCATGATATCCAGCGTGGCCATAGGGATCGCCATAGATGATACAGTGCATTTTATTACCAGATATTTTCGGGAAATCGCCGACGGTCGAAATGTTGAACACGCGATAGACAAAACGATACAAAATACGGGCCGCCCCATCATGTTCACCTCAATCGTTATCGGAAGCGGATTCATCGTGCTTCTGGCGGCAAGCTTCGTCCCCACTCGCTCCTTTGGAATCCTCACGGCGTTTACCATGTTCAGCGCGCTGGTGGCGGATTTGTTTGTTTTGCCCGTGGTGCTGATGGCGGCTCGTCCATCCTTTCGGGGATGGAAAGGTTTTGCTCTTGATAAGTAA
- a CDS encoding DUF2284 domain-containing protein has translation MVDKKRLNALFADHGYDDYTWIRSRDIVVSQWVRMKCMFGCGSYGSVGCCPPNTPSVDECRRFFSEYTDCVVFHFQKQIPDPKKRHEWSREVNMKLLKMERDVFISGYRKAFLLFMDECSLCAECAGTKLNCKNPRSARPSPEGMAMDVFSTVRKYGLPIEVLRNYDEPMNRYAFLMIE, from the coding sequence ATGGTTGACAAAAAACGCCTTAATGCACTGTTTGCCGATCACGGGTATGACGATTACACGTGGATACGGTCCCGGGACATCGTGGTGTCTCAGTGGGTGCGGATGAAATGCATGTTCGGCTGCGGCTCATACGGCTCCGTCGGATGCTGTCCTCCCAATACACCCTCTGTGGATGAATGCCGTCGATTTTTCAGCGAATATACCGATTGTGTGGTCTTCCACTTCCAAAAGCAGATCCCCGATCCGAAAAAACGGCATGAGTGGTCGCGTGAGGTGAACATGAAGCTGTTGAAGATGGAGCGGGACGTGTTTATCTCGGGATACCGCAAGGCGTTTCTTCTGTTCATGGATGAATGCAGCCTCTGTGCAGAATGCGCGGGCACCAAGCTCAACTGCAAGAATCCGAGAAGCGCCCGCCCATCGCCCGAAGGAATGGCCATGGATGTATTCTCCACGGTACGGAAATACGGGTTGCCGATCGAGGTACTGCGGAACTATGACGAGCCGATGAACCGATACGCCTTTTTGATGATCGAATAG
- a CDS encoding glucose-6-phosphate isomerase, with translation MSLHLDYNYMMDRVLGTEDAVSEKDFLKFSDLARMAEEEISKKRADGGLRFLDTQFLKGYMNQVQGALLSLDDRIDTLVVLGIGGSALGARAVQQALVGSLDTPGRRTIIVDNVDPVILNSLIQTLDFDRTAFNIISKSGGTVETMSQFMIFMNLLREKLGKEVLKTHIICTTDPEAGLLRRIANQEGFPTLDVPPAIGGRYSILTPVGLFPSAVMGVDIQEMLAGAERLEESFRGVSWRENPAYMYGFLMYIADVLYRRNVAVLMPYASNLYNLSLWYMQLWAESLGKKKETKKGHTAGVGQTPVAAVGATDQHSLLQLFSEGPLDKVITFIAVKDFGVDITIPNIYSDLEPIGYLGGKTMGTLLDTERRATEAALAFSGRLSMTLTIPSITAESIGALFYFFEAATAFAGHLYGIDPFNQPGVEEGKQYTGGLLGRPGYEKMKERFDKRPKKEDAFTLES, from the coding sequence ATGTCGCTACATCTCGATTATAATTATATGATGGATCGGGTCCTCGGAACGGAAGACGCCGTTTCGGAAAAGGACTTTTTGAAGTTTTCAGATCTCGCCCGAATGGCCGAAGAGGAAATATCCAAAAAACGGGCCGACGGCGGGTTGCGGTTTCTCGACACGCAGTTTCTCAAGGGATACATGAATCAGGTTCAGGGCGCTCTTCTGTCGCTTGACGATCGTATCGATACGCTCGTCGTTCTGGGTATCGGCGGATCAGCCCTGGGGGCGAGAGCGGTGCAGCAGGCCCTTGTCGGTTCTCTGGATACGCCGGGTCGTCGGACCATTATCGTCGATAATGTAGATCCGGTGATTCTCAACTCACTCATACAAACCCTTGATTTCGATCGGACGGCCTTCAACATCATCAGCAAATCGGGCGGAACCGTTGAGACCATGAGCCAGTTCATGATATTCATGAACCTCCTGAGAGAGAAGCTCGGGAAAGAGGTGCTGAAAACCCACATTATCTGCACGACGGATCCGGAAGCGGGATTGCTCCGACGCATTGCGAATCAGGAGGGATTCCCGACACTCGATGTTCCACCGGCGATCGGCGGGCGATACTCTATCCTGACACCCGTCGGCTTGTTTCCGTCGGCGGTCATGGGGGTTGACATACAGGAAATGCTCGCGGGCGCTGAGCGTCTGGAGGAATCCTTTCGCGGCGTTTCATGGAGGGAAAACCCGGCATATATGTACGGATTTTTGATGTATATAGCCGACGTCCTATACAGGAGAAATGTCGCCGTCCTCATGCCGTATGCATCGAACCTTTATAACCTGTCGCTGTGGTACATGCAGCTTTGGGCGGAGAGCTTGGGGAAGAAAAAAGAGACGAAAAAAGGACATACGGCGGGTGTGGGGCAGACGCCGGTTGCTGCGGTGGGGGCCACCGATCAGCACTCACTCCTTCAGCTTTTTTCCGAAGGACCTCTTGACAAAGTCATCACATTCATCGCTGTGAAAGATTTCGGGGTGGATATAACGATTCCAAATATCTATTCGGATCTGGAGCCGATCGGATACTTAGGTGGGAAGACTATGGGGACGCTTCTCGATACGGAGCGCAGGGCGACAGAGGCGGCCCTTGCCTTTTCGGGGCGGCTTTCCATGACGTTGACGATACCGTCCATCACGGCGGAGAGCATCGGTGCGCTGTTCTACTTCTTCGAGGCGGCGACGGCCTTCGCAGGGCATCTCTACGGCATCGATCCCTTCAATCAGCCCGGAGTCGAGGAGGGAAAGCAGTACACCGGGGGACTTTTGGGAAGGCCCGGATACGAAAAGATGAAGGAGAGATTCGACAAAAGACCGAAAAAGGAAGATGCGTTTACCCTTGAATCCTGA
- a CDS encoding response regulator, whose product MIPDNRLVMKGMLTVLSLPGLIQTIDTSKNIQILLKPESRKIGRLYFSKGKIIHSSVGDNVSGRKAFFRMMGWRDIPFEMFEMKYDAEELDQNISMDTTTLILEGMRQVDEIQRLEEVLPLYYKIKPNDEVKGELDPHEEEILSLISPGDFVKNILDKSPDYDLDIYKTMKRLMEKKAITFLRIKMLVIDDNRFFADLIQDVIEKIFSNLFTTLILDGGEKGINVILSQQKPDLVISDLLMDGKDGFDVIDAANQNNIPVIIMTSERRNKDMIIEMGAKYMHKSVLGSDDFTEVFRKTVLDTLTADH is encoded by the coding sequence ATGATCCCCGACAATCGACTTGTAATGAAAGGCATGCTTACTGTCCTCTCGCTTCCCGGCCTCATTCAAACCATTGATACGTCGAAAAATATCCAGATTCTCCTGAAACCCGAGAGCAGAAAAATCGGAAGGCTTTACTTCTCGAAGGGCAAAATCATCCACAGTTCGGTGGGAGACAATGTGAGCGGTCGAAAGGCGTTTTTCAGGATGATGGGATGGCGGGATATCCCCTTTGAGATGTTCGAGATGAAATACGACGCGGAGGAGCTCGATCAGAACATCTCGATGGACACCACGACCTTGATACTTGAAGGGATGCGCCAGGTTGACGAAATTCAGCGCCTTGAGGAAGTGCTTCCGCTCTATTATAAGATTAAACCGAATGATGAAGTGAAGGGAGAACTCGATCCTCATGAAGAAGAGATACTCTCTCTGATTTCTCCCGGGGACTTTGTCAAGAATATTCTCGACAAGTCCCCCGACTACGATCTGGATATCTACAAGACCATGAAACGGCTGATGGAAAAGAAGGCCATCACGTTTCTCCGTATCAAGATGCTTGTCATCGACGACAATAGGTTTTTTGCTGATCTGATCCAAGATGTCATTGAAAAGATATTCAGCAATCTTTTCACCACATTGATTCTTGACGGAGGCGAAAAGGGAATCAATGTGATCTTGAGCCAGCAGAAACCGGATCTGGTGATATCGGACCTGTTGATGGACGGAAAAGACGGGTTTGACGTTATCGATGCGGCGAATCAAAACAATATCCCGGTGATCATCATGACCTCCGAGCGCAGGAACAAGGATATGATCATCGAGATGGGTGCGAAATACATGCATAAGTCGGTTCTGGGATCCGACGATTTCACCGAAGTGTTCAGAAAAACAGTCCTGGACACGCTCACCGCGGACCATTAA
- a CDS encoding integration host factor subunit beta encodes MNKSDLVEHLARNTDLTQKKSEKVINLVFNEMTKALKDNDKIEIRGFGSFTVKEYRSYTGRNPKTGETIEVKSKRLPFFKVGRELKKRVDF; translated from the coding sequence ATGAATAAATCAGATTTGGTGGAACATCTGGCGAGAAATACCGATTTGACACAAAAGAAGTCTGAAAAGGTTATCAATCTGGTTTTTAATGAGATGACCAAGGCCCTCAAGGACAATGACAAGATCGAAATTCGGGGTTTTGGAAGTTTCACCGTCAAGGAATACAGGTCATATACGGGCAGGAATCCGAAAACCGGCGAAACTATCGAAGTGAAATCAAAAAGACTGCCGTTCTTTAAAGTCGGCAGAGAACTTAAAAAGAGAGTCGATTTTTAA
- the ade gene encoding adenine deaminase, whose product MKKLQPLIDTAAGRTPADLVLTNGRIIDVVSGRIKTCDLAIHGGIVAGIGKYDGRETIDLGGRYIAPGFIDSHIHIESSFLVPSQFARAAVPRGTTTVIADPHEIANVLGTNGIRFMYHDSLKAPLDVFFTAPSCVPATHLETAGAVLTTEDIAELLKEEWIVGLGEMMNFPGVIYGDEAVLSKLEAARNARKVIDGHAPGVSGKELCAYLSAGITSDHECTLLSEAREKLDLGMFIMIREGSQAKNMDELLPLVSKDSWPSLAFVSDDIHADDLLDRGYFDFFLRKAIDHGVDPVTAVRMVTLSPSARFGLVDRGALVPGRKADIVVLDDVTEFSIHMVIKEGTVVSKNGQVTFTVDPLDPSAIQNSINLKRPTEDDLKVPWRDGNARVIQLVRDQIITDMIEEAPARSGDWAVSDTQRDIIKIAVFERHRGTGNIGIGFVHGFGLKAGAIASTVAHDSHNLVVIGTRDGDMLAAVHHVMEIGGGQAVVKDGEVISSMALPVAGLMSEQCVEDVAESAAKNIDAVKKLGCMVKNPFMTLSFLSLPVIPKLKLTDRGLVDVELFDIVPLYRDSE is encoded by the coding sequence ATGAAGAAACTGCAACCGCTCATAGACACGGCGGCGGGCCGGACGCCTGCGGACCTGGTGCTTACAAACGGACGTATCATCGACGTTGTATCGGGGCGCATCAAAACGTGCGACCTGGCGATACATGGAGGGATAGTAGCGGGCATAGGAAAGTATGACGGTCGAGAAACGATAGACCTTGGCGGCCGATATATCGCTCCCGGATTCATCGACAGTCATATCCACATCGAAAGCTCATTTCTTGTGCCATCACAGTTCGCACGGGCCGCCGTTCCCCGGGGAACAACCACCGTCATAGCCGATCCCCACGAGATAGCAAATGTTCTGGGGACAAACGGTATCAGATTCATGTACCATGATTCCCTGAAGGCGCCCCTCGACGTCTTCTTTACGGCCCCCTCCTGCGTTCCCGCCACCCACCTCGAAACCGCGGGAGCCGTACTCACCACGGAAGACATCGCCGAGCTCTTAAAAGAGGAATGGATTGTCGGCCTGGGGGAGATGATGAACTTCCCGGGGGTGATATACGGCGATGAAGCCGTACTGAGTAAACTCGAGGCGGCCCGTAATGCACGGAAGGTGATAGACGGACACGCCCCCGGTGTTTCCGGAAAGGAGCTGTGTGCATATCTCTCGGCCGGCATCACCTCTGATCATGAATGCACACTCCTCTCAGAGGCCCGGGAGAAGCTCGATCTGGGGATGTTCATCATGATCCGGGAAGGAAGCCAGGCAAAGAACATGGATGAGCTCCTTCCCCTCGTGAGTAAGGATTCATGGCCCAGCCTCGCGTTTGTGTCCGATGATATTCACGCGGACGACCTGCTCGATCGGGGATATTTCGATTTCTTTTTGAGAAAGGCGATCGATCACGGGGTCGACCCCGTCACCGCCGTTCGCATGGTCACCCTGTCACCGTCTGCGAGATTTGGTCTTGTGGACAGGGGTGCGCTGGTTCCCGGAAGGAAGGCGGATATCGTCGTACTTGACGACGTGACGGAATTTTCCATTCATATGGTCATAAAGGAGGGAACGGTCGTCTCAAAGAACGGGCAGGTAACCTTCACGGTCGATCCCCTTGATCCGTCGGCCATACAGAACTCCATCAATCTGAAGAGGCCCACAGAAGACGATTTGAAGGTCCCCTGGCGCGATGGCAACGCCCGGGTTATACAGCTTGTCAGGGATCAAATTATAACCGACATGATTGAAGAGGCGCCGGCCAGGTCCGGTGATTGGGCGGTGTCGGATACACAGCGCGATATCATCAAGATAGCGGTATTCGAACGGCATCGCGGGACCGGAAATATCGGAATCGGTTTTGTACATGGGTTTGGGCTGAAGGCCGGGGCGATCGCGTCCACGGTGGCCCATGACTCCCATAATCTCGTGGTCATCGGCACACGCGACGGAGATATGCTGGCGGCGGTTCATCACGTGATGGAAATCGGGGGAGGGCAGGCGGTGGTGAAAGACGGGGAGGTGATCTCCTCAATGGCGCTTCCGGTGGCCGGACTTATGAGCGAGCAATGTGTGGAGGATGTGGCGGAGAGCGCCGCGAAAAACATCGATGCGGTAAAGAAGCTTGGGTGTATGGTCAAAAATCCGTTCATGACCCTGTCGTTTTTATCTCTTCCGGTTATCCCGAAGCTAAAGCTGACAGATAGGGGACTTGTGGATGTGGAATTATTTGATATTGTTCCCCTGTATCGTGATTCGGAATAA